From the genome of Solea senegalensis isolate Sse05_10M linkage group LG21, IFAPA_SoseM_1, whole genome shotgun sequence:
tccaataaTGTTTATTGAAGTGAAATCCTCACTTGTATTTCATGGCTTCTTCCTCAGCCCTTGGCTCATCCCTCCACCACGTTTGGTGCATTTCGCGTCGCTtggtgacaaataaacaaataagcaGGCAGACACGGGTGGTGGAGGTTTTAAAATATATGGGACGCAAGTGGAAGGATTTCACTGCAGAGCATTAATCAGCATTCCGTGATCTCatctgacagtggtttgaatgtaactcACGTtggtttataaataaataaataaataaataaataaataaataaagctttaaaataAGTGGAACATTTATTGCCCTCTCCCTTCTTAAATCATCAGACAGTTCAACTGAAGCGGCTAAACCCCCAGAGACGCTGCCAGACCCACTGTTAGTTTTCTGTTTGCTTTTAACTGCTGAGGAAACACAAGTgtagtgttttgtgtgtcagtgtgtgcagcagcagctcacggTGGGAAAACTGGAAATCTCTGGCACTCAGTGAAAAGATACGAATTAATTATGCCTGTTTTAATCCCGAGTGACATAAACACGCTCGTGACTGAAATACAACTGCGACAAATAACACGATATGTTTTACTCGTGGTGATGAAATCATCACCCATTGTGTTATCCACATGATTTCAAGTAATGCCTTGAAATGCTACTACTTATTATTCCCCTTTCAAATCCCACTCATTTCCTGTGCTGCTCCAGACTTGCAGATTAATCAAGGCTAACTTGAGCGGTTGTTGTGCCGGGGAGGAATGctcctcttcactctcttcACGTTGGAGGATAATTGGTGcagattactgtgtgtgtgtgtgtgtgtgtgtgtgtgtgtgtgtgctcactgtTAAGGAAAGACTCAAAAACACAGATGCTATACTTTGGAGACACTCTTTGCTGTTTCCAAAAGAACCTGGACGTGCAGACAAAAATGCAGTTTCCCACATTATCTGCTCCAGTACCTGCAGAGGGGGACGCCTGTTTATTTGAGCTGCTGTGCCTCTTAAAGACATtccattgtgtttttctttcccacaCTGAGTGTCATGCTGGTATCTGGTGAGGGTGGATGGGCTCGGGGGCAACAGCCTCTTGGACTTTGTGTTGATAGTTGGTGCACTAATGTCCGAAAAAAATGCCTCATCTGTCCGTCAACTTCACATAGCACGCATTCCTCTGACTCATGTCCAGACATGTTAGAAAAGACCAAGGGAGGATGAACACGGGACTTTCTCACAGATATGGCTCTTTAGAAAAGGGAATGTGGGCTGTAATGCAATCAACAGGAAGGCTTTGCATTTGGACAAGGGTGAATTTGATACTGTGGgattactgttgttgtttctcgACATACTTCATCAGATTCTATATGCAGctgtggctaaaaaaaaaatacaaggaaaacacacacgtgtggaaTTGCCTTTAGCAGTGTGGCTCCCAAACCGATCTTATGAGTGAGATTCCTAATTCCAGACTGattggggggtgctgtgccaatctcagctacatcgggtgataggcggggtacaccctgaacagacaaacaaccattcactctcactcctacggtcaatttagagtgtcccatttacctaatccccacattgcatgtttttgtgggaggaagccggagaacccggagagaacccacgcacacggggGGAgtacatgtaaactccatgcagaaaggcccttgctccaaccggggctcgaacccgggtcttcttgctgcaaggcgagagtgctaaccactacaggttatattgtatttatgtcaatttataattataattttcagTGGATTTTTAGGTAACATGTTGGTATACACATCCTGCTTAGTCACTACAGCAGAAAAGGATTTCCACCCATGTGTACACAGTAAAATCTCACAGGTGGTTTCCCGTCTGCTGAAAACCACCTGTTTGACTGCATGTCTGTGATGTTCACAGGAAGTGCAGCAGGAGTGTATTATGTGGGTTTTCTGTTGGCATGGCATCCACAGAtaaacgcgcgcacacacacaatgtaaacagaCACCATGCGTGAATGTCTTTTCTTTGCAAGGTGTTGAAAACACCACAAGTGTCAGACTGAGAGTGAAAATGGAATCCTTTTCGGGACAGAGTTTACTTATTTATAATGTCCTAATTTAATGCCCTGCTTATTTCCCCTCATGTGTCTTTCTGTCCACAAGTCTGAACCAGTCCTCTCCTCCCTTCTGCAAACACCACATCAGAGCCAGTCTCGTCTCTTTCAGGTTCCCAGACAGACTTCATATAAAGGGTACACTGTTTGAAAGTCTGAGGGAATGAGATGAGAAGATGAAACAGAGAAGAAGTGAGGTAGGTTTTGGGGAGCAGAGGTTAGGACAGTTCAGAATGCTGAACCAACACCCAAACACCCATCAAGGAGTTTCCCCAGGAAGCAGTAAtggtctcagctgacatggtgGGATACATGGTCAAAAGGCcccaaataataaaatatgaaagcCAAAGTTATTTTTAGATTAACATTATTGAGGGTAAATGCACagtcactggccactttattaggtacacaggacacttAACAAAGTTGTAGGAGTTGCACCAAatgtggtcctctgctgctgttgcccaTTTTAAGGTTTGGCCTGTTGAGAGAGATGGAAATCTGCATATACTTATTTTAGTTACGGTAGAGACAGGCCATGAATCCATTCAATTAAATATGTTAATGTCAGTATTCTATCAAATGCCATGGAGTGATCTTGTGGAATCAGATCACtccaaaaaacatgcttttaagAGTCTTTGGTGTGATGATGTGTATGCAGAGTGAAGACTAGGAAATGTTCTGGTGTCTAAAAATGTCATTCAGGACAATATTGATCACCAGTTTAGGAAACTATGCCACATATTTAATCACAACTTGTATTCCTCCTTTTTAaactcttctgtgtgtgtgtgtttaatttaatcCTCTGTTGTAGGTGTCTACCACACCCTCTCTCATACTTTAGTTTTAATCTGCTTTCTtaaaaaactgtgtgtgaaatAGTTATATTGTGAATAATGTGATGGTTTCCATGAGAATGTCTGTGATGTATAGGCTGGTGGGATGTTGTTTTTAGCTGTGTCACCATGCAGTGTTGCTCCATGTGTCCTAGAAGGACTGTGCCAATTATTGCAGTCAAATTCAAAATTTCTAGTGCTTCCCCTTGTTGCCAGCACTTAATTCCACTCAGTGTCTTGATATTTAAACAATAGAGAGAAACCCACAGTAGGTCAAGGCTGTCACTTAGGAGCCAGCTGAACTGACAAAACCACCCAGAAGTTTCTAATTGGCTGCCAGGAAGGAAGCTGATGAATACCAGGAAGTCAGGTTCAGTGATAAGACCCAGCGGCTGCAATGGCCTTGGATGGGCAAGtggcataaaaaaaagaaaaacaaatcctgaGTCTGTCCTAGTCTGGCTGCTGTTGCTTAGCAACCATGATCAGGTTTATCCCGACAAAACCTGTATTGTGGGGCAAATAAGTGAAACAATTGTTCAAATAGTGATAGaagcactaaacttggtacaaATATCCCTTAGACTTCACTCTTTTGAAAAAGTACTTGAAATTCAAGATGGCCACTATGCAGACTTGtaaatgaggacattttcacatATAATCTCACCACTTTGATCAATTTGGATGATCTTGGTGTCTAAAAGTATAGGGAATTTGAATTTTTAACCCTCACACTTGCAGCTACATAGTCTTGTGCAGGTAAGACCATATTGGTAGCATTTGCACCTTCCATGGCATTCTGAATGGCATCCACACTTGGTCAGCTGTTGGCAACTCTCTGCAATGGGTGGAAGTGCCATCCAGAAGACCTTCCATGTATATCCACTCTTTGTCCATCCCCAGTCAGCAagactctgtgtctctgattgGCGCAGTATTGTATTGTCTTGCTCCATATGCAGCCTGCTTGATAGGCAGCACGCTTGACATGCTGAAGTAGTGCTGCACGAGTTGGAAGAATGGCTTCATAGGGCCTCTTTTTCCGAGCAAACATCTGGCATCATCTACACATGCAACTTTCATACATTGTTACCACAAACTTCTCGAGGACCTCCAGATCATCATCACCTACTGATGGTGGGTACTGGCTCAGCTTGGCAAAGACATCAGATGCCTCAACACTTCCCAGGTTTGCCATGCAGACTTTTTCCCTTTGCTGAAACAACATCGCAACCAGTGAAGGCATGAAAGAAAGAGTattcctttgctttttttctagTCCGATAGAGGTGTAAAGGTCATGTATAGGAAACCATCTCAGGTTGCATCCTTGGCCAAAGGACACCCACAACTGTAGCAGACCAATCCGTTGAAGGAGAGGCAAAACACTGATTGCTATAACGAGGATATCTGTGTCAGTGGCCTTAACCATCAGGACCTTGCTCCCCTCCAACACTGCATGCCTGGCATGTAcaaagatgtgtgtgtctgcttcctTGTGACTACATGGTGGTATCCCATCCAAACTGATTGTGTCGTTGCAGGCAACATCTTCATCTTTGGTCTCGATGACCAAGTTGGGTGTAGACATATGTGCAATCTTGTCAGCCAGGAACCTGAACAGCTCAGTTTTGTTATCACTGTCTCGTAGGAAGTTCCTCCAGTTTGAAGGGATTATTGCTCTTGCTTGTTACTCTGCGTTTTACCCCACATCCACACTTTGACATGGTTTCAGCTTTGAGACTTGATGACTCTGTTCTCTTGTACTTGGTGGAGTATGCTTGTACTTTGGGGAGCAGATCCAACATGGCATAGTCTTCAAAAGTATTTGAGGTTTGTGGTGGCAGGGTGTTCACCAGTGCTGAACCATCAATGATGATTGCATCAGCCTTTGGTTCCACATCAGGTATTGTAACATGGCTCTCAAGAATGGCTGCAAGCTGGGACTTCTGACTGGAGTAAAGCTTCCCACCATCACTCAAGGCAGCAGGGAACTGCTGATTTTCATGGCAAAAGAACTTGTGCAGGTCACATTCTTTGCTCTGGCATAAGATGAACAGCTTGGAGAAGAGCTGGCAGTCCTCCTTCAGCACTTTCTGCTTTGAAGCATCAGCAGAAGCTGGTTCCTGTCCAAAGAAGTGTATCCTGTTTTTCTTGATTGGGTCATAGAAGGTGGCTACTTCCTCATTTTGCAGGCCCTCCATGAACTCCTGGAACTCCTGGAAACAAGTTCTTCCACTCTCATAATGTGTGCTGAGAAGTGCAGCTAGGGGCTTTCCCATCTGGTTATAAGATCAACTGAGTGATACACAAAAGTGATGTCctcataaaaaacattatattcacATGGGTCTCTTCTGGCATCTTTAAgccaaatacaaacaaacctaCTGTTTGTTTATAGATGGTCTTTCACTCTcctcttttgtctcctccctATTTCACGTATAATCCTTCCAACTCAACTTTGCAGTCAGTCCTGAAATGGCGCTGTGTTTGGTATTGTTCTTTCTGATTGCAGGGACTAGTTTGGGGCTGGAGAATACACAGGCCTTGAATGTGTCTCAAAGATGTGAGGAGGACACCAACACCTTTATCTGGGAAATTAACCAGGAGACAACCAAGGAATATGCTGTTTTCAGTAAGTGGTGCTGCCTTTTGAGGCAgcttatttgtcttttttaggaTGGATAACATGCTTCAGATAACCTGGAAAAAGATACATatcatttgcatatttcatttttttagaaTATAAAAGTGAAAGCATTGGGGCAACAAACAGAATTTAAagacttaagtacagtaaatgacaAATCTTAAAGTACatgtcatttactgtacataaatgtgaaaaagtatttttctgatataaaatgtacttaagtttatAAGGGGaagttttaaaaaagcaaagagttaagattgagccatggtagttgtctttcaactgtaTACCTCGaggattttctcttttaatcCTAGTTATTTCTCTCAAATGTAGTCAATTTGTTTACCAGAGAAGCAAATATTCCACAGTAACACAAAAACTGGTTCACCAATGTCCTAATACACAACTAAAATCAACATTGAatttcaaacaaagaaaaatcatccATGAAACAGGAAAATATGCTTAAAACATCTAAAAAGGTTGATTTCCCGAGTTAAATGccacttttttccttttttcttctgctaAATAGATCGCTCTGCTCTCGTTCTCTCTACTGTCTGGCTGGCTGCTATACGGAGCTATACATAGCGTTACATTCACATTTGCGTAATGTAACATAACATACCATGCCATTACATTCCAAAAGAAACAGTATGACTATTTTTCCTTAACTTCATTATTAATATCACATTAAACATGAActtgaattatttattcatttattaacttAAAACATACTCTTGCTTTTGTGACATCGAGAATGTGACGTGAAATGCAGAGGGAACTTGAGCCCAAGACAACAAGCCCACACAAGGGAGATGACAGGTAGAGATGCAGGGCTGTTCCACCACAGGAACAAGCAGGCAGAAGTCAGGCAGGGAGCAGGCAGAATCCGTTGTCAGGGTCAGAAGGCAGAGTAGATCACCGGGGCATAGACAGAGCAGGGAGGTCGGGGAATCAACCCGAAAACGCTGGAGAGACTAGTACTGGCGACGTAAAACAATCTGGCACTGAGTGAACTGAGAGATGAGTTTATATACTGCGTGTATTGGTGATCAGAGGCAGCTGAGTTCAACAGGTGGGGAGAGTTGGACTAATGAGCAGGGAGTGGCTGGCAAGCATGGGAGTAGAAGGAGGGGGTGGTGAGCTGAGGTGAATGAGATGACAGAGAGGGAAGATCATGACATTAATGACAATTATTGTCATCActattatcttcatcatcttgtTCCATGCCGCTTGCCCCAACACCACCTGGAGttggttccagctcctcatgttaccctcagaaaaggacaagcCTTTGATTGAAAAATTGGGGGGGGTTCTCCACCTACAGCAATCAGCTCCTTTATAAAGCAATAGCTTCAGTGTCCATTGTAGTCAAGTAGTCAGTAGTCAGAATACATCTGATTCACATTTTTTGACTTCCTTCAGTGATGAAATTGTCTGTATGCAATGTATGTACCTTTTTGCTATTCATATCTATCAGTGCACAATGCATCTGGAAGGATTGGTGGCAATGTTACAGGAGGTGACGTCAACCAAACTGGTTCGCTGGACCAGTGTCAATCTGCCCATGGTCCTACTTTCTCTGGACAGTACTGCCAGGCATTTCTCTCacaggtaaaaataataacaatccCATAATAGAACATATAATGTAGCCTTGGCATCTGAATAAAAGGTAAGAAAATTTGATTTTGatcaaaatatttttattaccaAAAGGGAACTGTCCAGCAtgttgtgggtgtttgtgtccCTGACTCCTGCAGTGAAGAGGACGTACATTTTCTTGTGCTGCATGGTTGGTGATTTTATATTTGCATTGTTCTCAATACACTCAGTcctatatttgttttgtcttaattATGACTTGGGCCATTTTCTTAACAGGGAGACTTCAGTATGGTCAGACAGCGCTTATTTCACCAATACTGGTCAACCAGTCCATTCAGGAGATGACCATGTTACGATGTTTGCCCAACAACACCATTGCTCCAGATGCATCTAGTCATGGATATGTGGCCTGTCTgtcagtatataaatatttttttaacctaCTGTTTTGAAATCGTGCACTGAACTGCATTTTTTCAGGAAAAGCAGGTTAAGCGGGTTCCTCTCCTTAAGAGAACACATTGGATATAATTGCAAAACACTTCACTTTTACTCACAAATTCATACTGTGAGCACTTGGATATTCACCAAAAATACATTCCTGATGTACTTATACCTCTTCTTTTGCAGGTTTGTGTGTTGCTTAATGGTTGCAATTCCTCTAGCAGCTACCATGTTCACTGCTTTGTTAAGCTGGCAAAAGAACAAGGATGTCAGTCCATCTCCAGAGGcatgctgtaaaaacactgcaCTAAACCTTATGGGGGTTTGAAGTCCAATGACTCCTGCAGCAGTGACATGAACATAAGTACTTCAGAGGAGTTTAGTACGTACAGTATTTATTATAAGTTTGGTGCATGTGATTGTTCTGCAAAATGGTCTGAATTCATCATTTTGTACAAACAAATACCTCTAAATACAAGCACAGACCAGTTGCTACATTTTGTAACTAGATATGAAGGCAATGTACACTTAATGTACATTGTACCAAAATTCAATACTATTGCAGTAGAGACACCTTTTTTTCAGTTCAACACGTTACACTAAGAAATTGCTCTTTTGAATTGTGTCTTTATAGATAAACACAAACCAGTCTGTTTTCCACGACACTGTCTGGAGCGGTGGCTGCAGGCATTTTCTCTACAGAATACCTGCCGTGGTGTCTTCAGCACAACCTCATCAATCCCAGGAGGAGGATACTCCTCCCTGAATGGAATccgtgctctctctctgttatgGATCATATGTGGCCATAATAGCACATTCACTTATTTCTACAACATCGGTATGTCAAGGTTTACTAGTAGATGCTTATTTAGACTGCAAGTCATATCCACTATTTCTTTATCAATTTAAGGTAATTATATGCTTTGCAGATAATGCTGAAGAATGGTTTGAATATATAAGGAGCAGCCCTTTTCATATTATCACGGCTGGACCAGGTTTTCTGGCTGTAGACACCTTCTTAGTGCTTGGGTGAGCGTAAAAccatgtattataataataattattattattattatcattagcattgttattattataatggttAGCTCTAACTTACCAGatttcacttttgtgtttcaggGGTATGCTTAGTGCCAAGTCTCTGTTAGGCTCCATCAACAGGGCAGAGGGCAAACTGAGTGTCTCTGTGGTGGGAAACTACTTCTACAGTAGGATCAAAAGGTGTTGTATATTCATTACTTCACAAAGATACATTTTagccattttcagacatgaactctggATAATGTTTCAAGAATAACTTTAAGGCCTGGTATTGACATCCACCCCAAGCGATAAATCTCTCCACAAAGCTGACGTAGCTGGAGCTggagtaaaatattaaaatactgtaataatgtGGATGGTGCTGGTAACAAATTGGACAAATGAATACTGTGTAGACAGAttaaggtccccacaacatgagtaatacctggacacaaacacacagccacacacagagacacagacctgCTCTGACCAAGTTACaatgaagttaaataaaaatgttacatgttcaaaagaatagaaatagaatagaaaatctctaaataaatacttcaaaatAGCTTCAAACCTTTCAAAAGCACTTCTCCTTACCTTCCCTGCGCCTGCTCCCATCTACCTGAAAGATACACCCACCAATGCCTGTTCCAAGGGCTGCCCAGCATGCTCTGTCTTTGTTGAGCGAGGAAGTACTGGTTTACCTTCCTTTTTGTGGACTCTGATCTGCTGTGGGTCCACACGGTTGATGTAGGACCCACAGCAGACCGGGGGTTTGTtcaagtttgcatgttctccctgtgattgggttttctccaggttctctggtttcctcccacagtccaaaaacatgcagatttggggattaggcaaattggacactctaaattgactgtgagtgtgagagtggatggttgtttgtctctatgtgtggccctgtgatggtctggtgacctgtccagggtcctCTCTGTACCCTAGCTGCTGTTGAATTAGGAGGACAAATCCTCCTAATTCTGTATTTCAGGGTACCGCAATTGGCTCATACCACTACCTGTTACATTAGTACTCCAAAATGCTTCCTTCTTATTTTCTTAGATTTTTCTCtcctaaaaaggtaacaaaaagAACTAATAAAATCTCTCTTCAGATCTGTACTTACATCTGTTCACATGTGGTcagatcactcaggatggatgttaataccacgTCTGAATGGGACTAAATATGATGTTCAAGTCACATTAGCAAAGTAGATTCTACaatttctctttgtctttactTCAAAACAGGATTCAGCCACTACATATATTCTGTCTGTGTCTATTGATCGGTGTGTACTCGCTGGTCAAGTGGGGACCCTACATGGCATATTTGAAAGAAGTAGAAACTTGCAAGAAATATTGGTGGGCTAACATTCTGTTCATCAACAATCTCATAAATTATGAGCACACAGTAAGTTTCACTATGATATAGTGGCTCTGGTTATATTTTTGATGtatttcttcttattataattattatttccaaTTCTCTCTCTAGTGTTTACCTTGGACATGGTACTTAAGTCTAGACTTCCAGTTTTATGCCACCACTCCTGTGTTACTCTATCTTCACAAATTGTAAGTTCAATGTCTTTCATATTGCTCcaaaattcatttaaatgtgccaTCATAAACGAGCTACACACATTGGCAATTGTACACATGTAATCTCACACATCTTATTTGTGTTTATCAGGAACAGaggtgtgtttgcagctgtggtAGGAGGTTTGTTGCTACTAACCACTGCTGCTGGTGCCATTTTGACAGCACTAAATCACTTTCTAGTCTATATACCAGGAACATGGTAAGATTCAAGGATTGTGGTCTGGTGCAATTAATTACAGACATTTTAAGAATTAAATACATTATTGTAGTGTGACTCTGATATTTCATTTGTCAAATATGGATAAATAGATACATCTATGGTCACTGgatattaaaatataatgaaatgttttgcagGAGCCCGGAGGAAAGGCAATCACAATTAACAATGTACTATACTAAACCTTACACAAGATATGGCCCATATTTACTTGGGATCCTGCTTGGAATAcactttgtgacaaaaaaagatcaGCTCATAAAGAAAAAGGTAAGAATGATTTCAGACTTTTTAAGAATCATAACATACATCTTAGTCGTTCAGCAAAAATCTGAACCACACATTGAACACATGATGTTTGTGTACAGTACTCACTGTTGCTTTTGCTGGCAGTGGCAGGCAGCACTCGGTTGGTTCTGCACTATTTTCCTCATGGCAGTGGTGTTTGGCTTGGCCTTTGCCCTCAGGGAGACCCCAGACTACCCATCTGTGCCACATGCCCTCTATCAGGGACTGCACAGAACAGTCTGGGCTTTGGCTATCGTCTGGATCATTGTTGCCTGTGAGGAAGGATATGGAGGTAAATTACAGAAATGTTCCAGAGTCGAAACAgcacactgctgctgcctgtcttggccCTATTGTAAGACATTTTCAATCCCAATGTGGTCTTACTATgggtcaaaaataataaaatattgtacACACAAAATGCAATTGAATAGAATACCaaactacatttttaattttgagctCAACTTGCagtttaacattacattactacAATATAGCTGAAAAAATGATACAAATGAGAACAAATACATTGGACAAATGCACATTTCTGAAGTGTTACGTGACTATAGGACAGTGTTACATGGTAAACATTTTCAGAAGTCtgtgtttaatttgatttttttctattgttattCTGCAGGTTTAATCAAGAGTGTCTTGTCACTGGGTTTCTGGATTCCAATTTCCAACATTAGTTTTGCTGCCTATTTGTTCCATCCTATTGTAATATCCCTGCATAATGGAgtgcaagaaaacacatttcacttcacagtCTTCAACTTTGTAAGTGCTTTAAACAGTCAATGTCACTGGGTGATTTAGTGTGTCCATCTGTggtgttttcactttgtttaaTGTATTTCTCCATCCTCTCTTGGTAGATGATCCTGTACTTTGGCCGCTTACTGCCGTCACTGTTGATTGGCTACATGTTGACTGTGCTGATTGAGAAGCCCTACTTCCTAAAATACAACCGTAAATAGATACAGTGGACATCAGAAAACACAATTGAAACTGTATCAACACATTGtcatttaataattgtaaattattgtcataacattttatattatcatattattttaaattgatgcTTGTAAGTCCCACAGCATTGTAAGTGGGCATGTGCGTGTTCA
Proteins encoded in this window:
- the LOC122758065 gene encoding O-acyltransferase like protein-like, whose translation is MNISTSEEFNKHKPVCFPRHCLERWLQAFSLQNTCRGVFSTTSSIPGGGYSSLNGIRALSLLWIICGHNSTFTYFYNIDNAEEWFEYIRSSPFHIITAGPGFLAVDTFLVLGGMLSAKSLLGSINRAEGKLSVSVVGNYFYSRIKRIQPLHIFCLCLLIGVYSLVKWGPYMAYLKEVETCKKYWWANILFINNLINYEHTCLPWTWYLSLDFQFYATTPVLLYLHKLNRGVFAAVVGGLLLLTTAAGAILTALNHFLVYIPGTWSPEERQSQLTMYYTKPYTRYGPYLLGILLGIHFVTKKDQLIKKKWQAALGWFCTIFLMAVVFGLAFALRETPDYPSVPHALYQGLHRTVWALAIVWIIVACEEGYGGLIKSVLSLGFWIPISNISFAAYLFHPIVISLHNGVQENTFHFTVFNFMILYFGRLLPSLLIGYMLTVLIEKPYFLKYNRK